From Veillonella dispar, one genomic window encodes:
- the modB gene encoding molybdate ABC transporter permease subunit, whose product MSPFWLSLWVASVALIIVIVTGLGACYWMNRCKWGGMAILDALITLPLVLPPVVVGFALLMVFTPGYAFGAWLEAHGMSVVFAASGAVVASSVIAFPLFYQTVRSALQSVDHNMEDVARTLGASELRIFFTISVPLAWKGILTGSILAFCRAMGEFGATILIAGNIPKVTRTMPLAIYSYVEAGQYMDAFELVVYICVLTLALLSGIHLITKGSLFRHTENN is encoded by the coding sequence ATGAGTCCGTTTTGGCTATCCTTATGGGTGGCGAGCGTTGCGCTTATCATCGTTATTGTTACAGGCTTAGGCGCTTGTTATTGGATGAATCGCTGTAAGTGGGGCGGTATGGCTATTTTAGATGCCCTAATTACATTGCCTCTTGTATTGCCACCAGTAGTTGTTGGTTTTGCTCTTCTCATGGTATTTACTCCAGGATATGCGTTCGGTGCGTGGCTCGAAGCTCATGGTATGAGTGTGGTCTTTGCCGCTTCTGGTGCAGTTGTTGCATCCTCTGTCATTGCATTCCCCCTATTTTATCAAACAGTGCGCTCTGCGTTGCAGTCCGTTGATCATAATATGGAGGATGTAGCGCGTACATTGGGCGCTTCAGAATTGCGTATATTCTTTACCATATCTGTGCCTCTTGCATGGAAAGGTATTTTAACAGGTAGCATCTTGGCGTTCTGCCGCGCCATGGGTGAGTTTGGAGCGACTATCTTGATTGCGGGCAATATTCCAAAGGTAACGCGCACTATGCCACTAGCTATTTACTCTTACGTAGAGGCTGGGCAATATATGGATGCCTTTGAGCTTGTTGTTTATATTTGTGTTCTTACATTGGCATTGTTGAGCGGTATTCACCTCATTACGAAGGGGTCTTTGTTCCGCCATACAGAGAATAACTAG
- a CDS encoding universal stress protein, producing the protein MVTYKTIVVPTDGSENAKRALEHALAVADRNHAELIVVHVANIVSAISNFDQTPISGGYVSEQIAEDMEETGKEILNDVVKEIPTGVKVKSVFEVGSPGPALLAVAKKYNADLIVMGSRGLGPLKGLFMGSVSSYVTSHSTCPVLIIK; encoded by the coding sequence ATGGTTACCTACAAAACTATTGTCGTACCTACTGATGGTTCTGAAAATGCTAAACGTGCGTTGGAACATGCTCTCGCTGTAGCGGACCGCAACCATGCTGAATTGATTGTTGTTCACGTTGCAAACATCGTGTCTGCTATTTCCAATTTCGATCAAACACCAATTTCCGGTGGTTACGTATCTGAACAAATTGCAGAAGATATGGAAGAAACTGGTAAAGAAATTCTTAACGATGTAGTGAAAGAAATTCCTACAGGCGTAAAAGTTAAAAGCGTATTCGAAGTTGGTTCCCCTGGTCCTGCATTGTTAGCAGTAGCTAAAAAATACAATGCTGATCTTATCGTAATGGGTAGCCGTGGCCTTGGCCCATTGAAAGGCTTATTCATGGGTAGCGTAAGTAGCTATGTAACTAGTCACTCCACTTGCCCTGTATTGATCATTAAATAA
- the modA gene encoding molybdate ABC transporter substrate-binding protein, with product MKRILLVLMSVFMLALLVGCGSDTNKAADSAKPSTSEKITVQAAASLKGALTELAESYKKSHNLADDQIAINFAGSGTLRQQIEQGAPASLFISADEKNMKMLQDKDLVTDVKPFVTNELVLVVPKGQPKVELNQIASVKRIVLGNPETVPAGNYGKQVLTKLGVWEQVEPNVVYAKDVKAVTASISQGAGDAGFIYKTDAIAAGDAVQISAVTPADSHDPVIYPIGIIKKYDNALAKDFYQYVMSPEGQKVLEKYGFSPSK from the coding sequence ATGAAACGAATTCTATTAGTATTAATGAGCGTTTTCATGCTAGCCTTGTTAGTGGGGTGTGGTAGTGACACAAACAAAGCAGCAGATTCTGCTAAACCAAGCACATCTGAAAAGATTACTGTACAGGCGGCAGCGAGCTTGAAAGGGGCCCTTACTGAATTGGCAGAGTCCTACAAAAAGAGTCATAACTTAGCAGACGACCAAATTGCTATTAACTTTGCTGGTTCTGGCACATTGCGCCAACAAATTGAACAAGGTGCACCAGCAAGCTTATTTATCTCTGCCGACGAAAAGAATATGAAAATGTTGCAAGATAAAGACCTTGTAACAGATGTTAAACCATTTGTAACTAATGAATTAGTTCTCGTAGTTCCAAAAGGGCAACCTAAAGTTGAATTAAATCAAATTGCTTCTGTTAAACGTATCGTTTTAGGTAATCCTGAAACTGTACCAGCTGGTAATTATGGTAAACAAGTATTAACAAAATTAGGTGTTTGGGAACAAGTTGAACCAAATGTAGTATATGCTAAAGACGTAAAAGCTGTAACAGCATCCATTAGCCAAGGTGCTGGTGATGCGGGCTTTATCTATAAAACAGATGCTATTGCTGCAGGTGATGCAGTTCAAATTTCTGCTGTAACACCGGCAGATTCCCATGATCCAGTTATTTATCCAATCGGTATCATTAAAAAATATGACAACGCATTGGCAAAAGACTTTTACCAATATGTAATGAGCCCAGAAGGCCAAAAAGTATTAGAAAAATACGGTTTCTCTCCTTCTAAATAA
- the glmS gene encoding glutamine--fructose-6-phosphate transaminase (isomerizing), with protein sequence MCGIVGYIGFNQASDFLLDGMAKLEYRGYDSAGIAVIGPENVIKIQKKVGRLANLEAIVKADPNEGTIGIGHTRWATHGRPSDMNAHPHASEDGKFAVVHNGIIENYMPLKEELIEKGYHFKSETDTEVVAHLLEDMYDGDFVGTVRRMLARVDGAYALEIICADEPDKIICTKKENPLVIGLGKGENFVASDIPAIINYTRDTYILSDGELAIVTRDNVSVFDREGNPVDKEVFHVNWNAEAAEKGGYEHFMLKEIHDQPKAVRDTFGTHISEDGKTAIFDELNWTAEDVAAFNKILIVACGTAYHAGLVTKQYIENLARIPVSVEIASEYRYSNPLTDDKTLCIVISQSGETSDTLAALKEAKRLGAKSLAITNVVGSSISREADNTVYTWAGPEISVASTKAYTTQLVAGLLFAVYLGQLNGKMNPALGEEILSGVKNLPTLIHEIFEVDEDMKAFAKHYGFKSDAFFLGRAIDYAVAMEGALKLKEISYIHAEAYAGGELKHGTLALIEEGVPVIALATQEDVYDKMISNIREVKAREAVVIGIGMKGDEELSKHVDHTIYVPRANKFIAPILAVVPLQLLAYYAAITRGADVDKPRNLAKSVTVE encoded by the coding sequence ATGTGCGGTATCGTAGGATACATTGGCTTTAATCAAGCATCTGATTTCTTGTTGGACGGTATGGCGAAATTAGAATACCGTGGTTATGACTCTGCAGGTATTGCTGTTATCGGCCCTGAAAATGTGATTAAAATTCAAAAGAAGGTTGGCCGCCTTGCTAATCTTGAGGCGATTGTAAAAGCAGATCCTAATGAAGGGACTATAGGTATTGGTCATACTCGTTGGGCTACTCATGGTCGCCCATCTGATATGAACGCCCATCCTCATGCATCTGAAGATGGTAAATTTGCTGTTGTACACAACGGTATTATTGAAAATTACATGCCTTTAAAAGAAGAGCTCATTGAAAAAGGGTACCATTTCAAATCTGAAACTGATACAGAAGTAGTAGCTCATTTATTAGAAGATATGTATGATGGCGATTTCGTAGGCACAGTACGTCGCATGCTAGCTCGTGTTGATGGTGCGTATGCTCTTGAAATCATCTGCGCTGATGAGCCAGACAAAATCATTTGTACTAAAAAAGAAAACCCATTGGTTATCGGTCTTGGCAAAGGCGAAAACTTTGTAGCATCCGATATTCCAGCTATCATTAACTACACACGCGATACATACATTTTGAGCGATGGTGAATTAGCTATTGTAACTCGTGATAATGTATCTGTATTTGACCGTGAAGGCAACCCTGTTGATAAAGAAGTATTCCATGTTAACTGGAATGCGGAAGCAGCAGAAAAAGGCGGTTATGAACACTTTATGTTGAAAGAAATTCATGACCAACCTAAAGCTGTACGCGATACTTTCGGTACACATATCTCTGAAGATGGTAAAACAGCTATCTTTGATGAGTTGAATTGGACTGCTGAAGATGTAGCAGCTTTCAACAAAATCCTCATCGTTGCATGTGGTACAGCATACCATGCTGGTCTTGTAACAAAACAATATATTGAAAACTTGGCGCGCATTCCTGTAAGTGTGGAAATCGCATCCGAGTACCGTTACAGCAATCCATTGACTGATGACAAAACATTATGTATCGTTATCAGCCAATCTGGTGAAACATCTGATACATTGGCTGCTTTGAAAGAGGCTAAACGCCTTGGTGCTAAATCCTTAGCAATTACAAACGTAGTAGGTTCCAGTATCTCTCGTGAAGCAGATAACACTGTGTACACATGGGCAGGTCCTGAAATCTCTGTAGCATCTACAAAAGCTTACACTACTCAATTAGTAGCAGGCTTGTTGTTTGCTGTATACCTTGGTCAATTAAATGGCAAAATGAATCCAGCTTTAGGTGAAGAAATCCTTAGCGGCGTTAAAAACTTGCCTACATTGATTCATGAAATCTTTGAAGTAGACGAAGATATGAAAGCCTTTGCAAAACATTATGGCTTCAAATCTGATGCGTTCTTCTTGGGCCGTGCTATCGACTATGCAGTAGCGATGGAAGGTGCTTTGAAATTGAAAGAAATTTCTTACATTCATGCTGAAGCATATGCTGGTGGCGAATTGAAACATGGTACATTAGCTCTTATTGAAGAAGGCGTACCTGTTATCGCATTGGCTACACAAGAGGATGTATACGATAAGATGATCAGCAACATCCGCGAAGTAAAAGCTCGTGAAGCGGTTGTAATCGGTATCGGCATGAAAGGTGACGAAGAATTATCTAAACACGTAGACCATACGATCTATGTTCCACGTGCGAATAAATTCATCGCTCCAATCCTTGCAGTTGTACCATTACAATTATTAGCGTACTACGCAGCGATTACACGCGGCGCAGATGTAGATAAACCACGTAACTTAGCTAAATCTGTAACCGTAGAATAA
- a CDS encoding amino acid ABC transporter ATP-binding protein, with protein sequence MTFVNMERIEKRFNNQTVLRDVSLKMDRGEIVSIIGPSGSGKSTFLRCLGQLETIDGGSITVDGTVLASTDANGTVNYASQETQHDLLLRMGMVFQSFNLFPHMTVLDNIMIAPRMVKGMKDDEILPIAERLLNKVGLWEKRDMYPSRLSGGQQQRVAIARALAMNPEIMLFDEPTSALDPELTGEVLKTIKQLADDHMTMIIVTHEMNFAREVSDRVIFMADGVIQEEGTPEQIFNNPQNDRTKAFLENML encoded by the coding sequence ATGACATTTGTAAATATGGAGCGTATTGAAAAACGCTTTAACAATCAAACTGTATTGCGCGATGTATCGCTCAAAATGGATAGAGGGGAAATCGTTTCTATTATCGGCCCATCTGGCTCTGGTAAATCTACATTCTTGCGCTGCTTAGGGCAATTGGAAACCATTGATGGTGGCTCTATTACTGTAGATGGTACAGTTCTAGCTAGTACAGATGCTAATGGCACTGTAAACTATGCTAGCCAAGAAACACAACATGACTTGCTATTACGCATGGGTATGGTGTTCCAATCTTTCAATTTATTCCCTCATATGACGGTGCTTGATAACATTATGATTGCACCGCGTATGGTAAAAGGTATGAAAGATGATGAAATTTTACCGATTGCAGAGCGATTACTTAATAAAGTTGGCTTATGGGAAAAGCGCGATATGTATCCATCCCGTTTGTCTGGCGGGCAACAACAACGTGTGGCCATTGCTCGTGCATTGGCGATGAATCCAGAAATCATGCTCTTTGATGAACCAACATCCGCTCTTGACCCAGAATTAACTGGTGAGGTTCTTAAGACTATTAAACAGCTGGCTGATGATCATATGACGATGATTATCGTAACCCATGAAATGAATTTTGCTCGTGAAGTATCTGATCGTGTCATCTTCATGGCAGATGGTGTTATCCAAGAGGAAGGTACACCAGAACAAATTTTCAACAACCCACAGAACGATAGAACGAAAGCATTCTTGGAGAACATGTTATAG
- the trpS gene encoding tryptophan--tRNA ligase gives MAVIFSGIQPSGELTLGNYLGALRNFLDYQDTDECYYCIVNQHAITVPQDPKELFQNTRNLAALYLAVGLDPKKVTLFVQSEVPEHVKLGWVMQSISYVGELERMTQYKDKSQKQGDSIPTALLTYPPLMAADILLYGTNYVPVGEDQKQHLELTRNLAERFNRRFGETFVVPDIKVGEGGARVMSLQEPTKKMSKSDDNQNATIRLLDAPDLIVKKLKRAQTDSDNAVRYDKENKPGISNLMGIYRAITKDSYEAIEEMYAGKGYGVFKSDIADLLVATLEPIQQRYNELITSPELDVILDEGAAKAHAKASQMYRKVEQAMGLCRK, from the coding sequence ATGGCAGTTATATTTTCCGGCATCCAACCAAGTGGTGAGTTAACACTTGGTAACTATTTGGGGGCTTTACGTAATTTCTTAGACTATCAAGATACTGACGAATGTTATTATTGTATCGTTAACCAACATGCGATTACTGTACCGCAAGATCCAAAAGAGTTATTCCAAAATACTCGTAATTTGGCTGCGTTGTACCTAGCGGTTGGCCTCGATCCTAAAAAGGTAACATTGTTCGTACAATCCGAAGTACCTGAGCATGTTAAACTCGGTTGGGTTATGCAATCTATTAGCTATGTTGGCGAATTAGAGCGCATGACGCAGTACAAAGATAAGTCTCAAAAGCAAGGTGACTCTATTCCTACCGCATTGCTTACGTACCCACCATTGATGGCGGCAGATATCTTGTTATATGGTACAAACTATGTTCCTGTAGGTGAGGACCAAAAGCAACATCTTGAGTTGACTCGTAATTTGGCAGAGCGTTTTAACCGTAGATTCGGTGAAACTTTCGTAGTACCTGATATCAAGGTAGGCGAAGGTGGTGCTCGCGTTATGAGCTTACAAGAGCCAACTAAGAAAATGAGTAAATCTGATGATAACCAAAATGCTACCATTCGCCTTTTGGATGCACCAGATTTGATTGTGAAAAAATTGAAACGCGCTCAAACTGACTCTGATAATGCAGTGCGTTACGATAAAGAAAACAAACCGGGCATTTCTAACTTGATGGGCATTTACCGTGCTATCACAAAAGACAGCTATGAAGCTATCGAAGAAATGTATGCAGGTAAAGGTTATGGCGTATTTAAATCCGATATTGCCGACCTTTTAGTGGCAACTCTTGAGCCAATCCAACAACGTTACAATGAATTGATTACAAGCCCTGAACTTGATGTCATTCTCGATGAAGGTGCTGCTAAGGCTCATGCTAAAGCGAGTCAAATGTACCGTAAAGTTGAGCAAGCTATGGGCTTGTGCCGTAAATAA
- a CDS encoding amino acid ABC transporter permease — protein sequence MLDYLLQIIPTIADGLKVTVSLFCIVWILSIPGGILLALVRLSKFTVLDKIVEAFVYLMRGTPLMLQILFVYYALPIITDGAVQMDDATAAVLTFVLNYAAYLCEIFRGGIQSISRGQYEGAKVLGFTYAQTMRKIILPQMFKRVLPPLANETINLLKDTSLVYVLAMNDILRITKSIVQRDFDISAFLVAALFYLIFTFILTNIFNYLERRFAVYED from the coding sequence ATGTTAGATTATTTATTGCAGATTATCCCAACCATCGCTGATGGTTTAAAGGTAACCGTATCGCTCTTCTGTATTGTATGGATTTTATCCATTCCTGGCGGTATCTTACTTGCTTTGGTACGTCTATCTAAATTTACAGTGCTCGACAAAATTGTTGAAGCTTTCGTATATTTGATGCGCGGCACACCATTAATGCTACAAATTTTATTCGTTTACTATGCATTGCCTATCATTACAGATGGTGCGGTACAAATGGATGATGCTACAGCCGCTGTTCTTACATTCGTATTAAACTACGCCGCTTATTTATGTGAAATTTTCCGCGGTGGTATTCAATCCATTTCTCGTGGTCAGTACGAAGGGGCAAAGGTTCTTGGTTTTACCTATGCTCAAACAATGCGTAAAATCATCTTGCCACAAATGTTTAAACGCGTATTGCCTCCGCTTGCGAACGAAACAATTAACTTGTTGAAAGATACGTCTCTTGTATACGTATTGGCTATGAATGATATCTTGCGTATTACAAAATCTATCGTACAACGTGACTTTGATATCTCTGCTTTCTTGGTGGCAGCTTTGTTCTACTTGATCTTTACCTTTATTTTGACAAATATCTTCAACTACTTAGAAAGAAGATTTGCTGTATATGAAGATTAA
- a CDS encoding helix-turn-helix domain-containing protein, protein MRYSYQFKRKAIELFYRGEWPKTPNGVTTDTFHRLIRDWVKLEQHHGPDINKNRGTNKYWTPEEKYSLVCQVLSGQGLRTVAIVAGINSGQLYQWVHKYKTLGYNGLINKSKGRPLKDSKMKLPKNTSPRTLNESEYEELIRLRAEIAYIKAENEVIKKEIALREEKEAARLKAKKQRLSKRSASKAIN, encoded by the coding sequence ATGAGATATAGTTATCAATTTAAAAGGAAAGCAATTGAATTATTCTATCGAGGTGAATGGCCTAAGACACCTAACGGTGTAACAACAGATACATTTCATAGACTAATAAGAGACTGGGTTAAACTAGAGCAGCATCATGGCCCGGACATTAATAAAAATCGAGGGACTAATAAGTATTGGACTCCAGAAGAGAAATATAGTTTGGTATGCCAAGTCCTCTCTGGACAAGGATTGAGAACAGTAGCTATTGTAGCTGGTATTAATTCTGGGCAGCTGTATCAATGGGTTCATAAATACAAAACTTTGGGATACAATGGTCTTATCAATAAATCTAAAGGGCGACCATTAAAGGATTCCAAAATGAAACTACCAAAGAATACTTCACCTCGAACACTGAATGAGAGTGAATATGAAGAACTCATTCGCTTACGTGCTGAAATTGCGTATATTAAAGCTGAAAATGAAGTCATAAAAAAAGAGATTGCCTTGAGAGAAGAAAAAGAGGCTGCGCGACTCAAGGCGAAAAAGCAGCGATTATCAAAACGCTCCGCCAGCAAGGCTATCAACTAA
- a CDS encoding amino acid ABC transporter substrate-binding protein translates to MNWKKMMAVGLAAVSMMVFVTGCGSDTKTANTELPKKIVIGLDDSFPPMGFKDDKGEIVGLDIDMAKEAAKRAGMEVEFKAIDWSSKEAELKSKKIDALWNGLTVSPEREKNILFSNPYMKDKQYIVVRNDDDSIKSKADLAGKVVGVQQASTGESALQNDPSGKTVKETKSYADFVSAFMDLGIGRVDAVIADGVIARYLMTKEPGKYKIVDGTDYGVDNFAVGFRKDDTALRDNINGILADMKKDGTADKIVEKWLGSSADLDKSDAK, encoded by the coding sequence ATGAATTGGAAAAAAATGATGGCCGTTGGCCTTGCAGCAGTATCTATGATGGTATTTGTAACGGGTTGTGGTAGCGATACTAAAACCGCTAATACAGAATTACCTAAAAAAATCGTTATCGGCTTAGATGATAGCTTCCCTCCAATGGGCTTTAAAGATGATAAAGGCGAAATCGTAGGTTTAGATATCGATATGGCTAAAGAAGCAGCTAAACGCGCTGGTATGGAGGTAGAGTTCAAAGCTATCGACTGGTCCAGTAAAGAAGCCGAGTTGAAATCTAAAAAAATCGACGCTTTATGGAATGGCTTAACAGTATCTCCTGAACGTGAGAAAAATATTTTGTTCTCCAATCCATACATGAAGGATAAACAATACATCGTTGTTCGTAATGATGATGACTCCATCAAATCCAAAGCTGATTTAGCAGGTAAAGTAGTAGGTGTTCAACAAGCTAGTACTGGTGAATCTGCATTACAAAATGATCCAAGCGGTAAAACTGTGAAAGAAACAAAATCTTATGCTGACTTCGTAAGTGCTTTCATGGATCTTGGTATTGGTCGTGTTGATGCAGTTATCGCCGATGGTGTTATCGCTCGTTACCTCATGACAAAAGAACCTGGTAAATACAAAATCGTAGACGGTACTGATTACGGTGTTGACAACTTCGCTGTTGGTTTCCGTAAAGATGACACTGCATTACGTGATAATATCAATGGTATCTTAGCGGACATGAAAAAAGATGGTACTGCTGATAAAATCGTTGAAAAATGGTTGGGCTCTAGCGCAGACCTAGATAAGAGCGATGCTAAATAG
- a CDS encoding AEC family transporter — MNIFELIGHIFMNSMIPIFILIGVGFILDRKFKLDLYTLSKLNFYILLPTFVFRAMYEAKFTSGTLEIVFCALVVLILNSILSGVVGKIQGYDVAKIATLKNCVMFNNVGNMGIALAIFVFTNVPYVIDGATPYADLGLVSVVSIMIIQTITSNTYGFYQAGAGRLSTKDALSVVFHMPMVYAIPLALLCQLLPFDLHGLFFFAPLKIFANAFVGVAMIALGVQINRTPLNFFKADVMLATSLRLVVSPLIAAVITILFIMFYGPMHPIAAQTIVITYSVPTAINMALIAIEMKNNPEYATQIVMGTTILSAVTMPLFITIAYYLFPLY; from the coding sequence ATGAATATATTCGAGCTAATAGGACATATATTTATGAACTCTATGATTCCTATTTTTATACTGATAGGCGTAGGGTTTATATTGGATAGAAAATTTAAACTAGATTTATATACGCTGAGTAAACTAAACTTCTACATATTATTGCCTACCTTTGTATTTAGGGCTATGTATGAAGCTAAATTTACATCAGGTACGTTAGAAATCGTATTTTGTGCACTAGTTGTACTCATACTGAACTCTATCCTTTCAGGTGTAGTCGGCAAAATACAAGGTTATGATGTAGCAAAAATCGCCACATTAAAGAACTGCGTTATGTTTAACAATGTCGGCAATATGGGCATCGCCCTTGCCATCTTTGTATTTACCAATGTGCCTTACGTCATCGATGGCGCAACCCCCTATGCTGATTTAGGTCTTGTCAGCGTCGTATCCATTATGATTATACAGACCATTACAAGTAATACCTATGGTTTCTACCAAGCTGGTGCTGGGCGTTTGAGCACAAAGGATGCGTTAAGTGTAGTCTTCCATATGCCTATGGTATATGCTATACCGCTTGCATTACTTTGCCAGCTCTTACCATTTGATTTACACGGCCTATTCTTCTTTGCCCCTCTTAAAATCTTTGCTAATGCCTTTGTAGGCGTTGCTATGATCGCTTTAGGGGTGCAGATTAACAGAACGCCATTAAACTTCTTTAAGGCGGATGTTATGCTCGCTACATCCTTACGTCTCGTCGTAAGTCCTCTCATTGCTGCAGTTATTACTATATTATTTATAATGTTCTATGGTCCTATGCACCCGATTGCAGCGCAAACGATTGTCATCACCTATAGCGTACCAACAGCCATCAATATGGCCCTTATTGCTATCGAGATGAAAAACAATCCAGAATACGCTACGCAAATTGTAATGGGTACAACCATACTATCAGCAGTAACTATGCCACTATTTATTACGATAGCCTATTACCTTTTCCCATTATATTAA
- a CDS encoding ArsR/SmtB family transcription factor: MSDKQEALLKLAELFKILGDPTRLKIVELLLENEMCVNHIAETMGMGQSAISHQLRVLRQARLVTYRKEGKTAYYSLNDDHVEGLVRMGMEHVSHQ; this comes from the coding sequence ATGAGCGACAAACAAGAAGCATTGCTAAAGCTGGCAGAACTGTTTAAAATCTTGGGTGACCCTACACGCCTAAAAATAGTAGAATTATTATTAGAAAATGAAATGTGTGTAAATCACATTGCTGAAACAATGGGAATGGGTCAATCTGCTATTTCTCATCAATTGCGTGTACTCCGTCAAGCGCGTCTCGTAACTTATCGCAAGGAAGGGAAAACTGCATACTACTCTCTGAACGATGATCATGTAGAAGGTCTCGTAAGAATGGGTATGGAACACGTATCTCATCAATAG
- a CDS encoding ATP-binding cassette domain-containing protein, which produces MITFSFTVARPSVTVKADGALTSGITVLTGQSGSGKSTFIKCIAGLVKPTTGSIQYDETTWVDRDKKIWVPAQKRQVGYMPQGNIVFPHLSVEHNITYSKRGTPDMCDTLLQRLGLEKYRNTKAGSLSGGEQQRVALGRALYSKPTILLLDEPLSALDWNLRKQVREDLVSIIREWDVPCVWVTHDESEVEAVGDRHWICENGLITISE; this is translated from the coding sequence ATGATTACATTTTCCTTTACTGTAGCTAGACCTTCTGTGACTGTGAAAGCTGATGGGGCACTGACTTCTGGCATTACTGTGCTGACTGGTCAATCTGGCAGTGGTAAAAGTACCTTTATCAAATGCATTGCAGGGCTCGTAAAACCCACCACTGGCAGTATTCAATACGATGAAACGACGTGGGTTGATCGAGATAAAAAGATATGGGTGCCTGCTCAAAAACGTCAAGTAGGCTATATGCCGCAAGGCAATATTGTATTTCCTCACTTGTCGGTAGAACATAATATTACCTATAGTAAACGAGGCACACCTGACATGTGTGATACATTGTTACAACGTTTGGGTTTAGAGAAATATCGTAATACCAAGGCTGGTAGCTTATCTGGTGGTGAGCAACAGCGGGTTGCACTAGGCCGTGCGCTCTACTCAAAACCTACTATTTTACTCCTTGATGAGCCTTTATCTGCACTCGATTGGAACTTACGAAAACAAGTGCGTGAAGACCTCGTTTCCATCATTCGCGAATGGGATGTACCTTGCGTATGGGTAACACATGATGAAAGCGAAGTAGAAGCTGTAGGGGATAGACATTGGATCTGTGAAAACGGACTCATTACAATTTCTGAATAA
- a CDS encoding IS3 family transposase, with the protein MIKTLRQQGYQLKHLLKAMPMSKSTYYFELTKVDLVDKRNTELKDEIQKIFTEHKGRYGVRRVYRELLNRGFVVNHKRVQRLMHCMGLAGKRPKEKYHSYKGKVGKVAENIVNRDFSTTAPLQKWTTDVSQFNFSWGKCYLSPILDMNTNEIIAYDLALRPNLEQISRMLEKAFKKFTNLSGLIFHSDQGWQYQHNYFRQALKEHGIIQSMSRKGNCYDNSVMETFFGRLKTEIYYGFETEYSSFNAFAVAIEEYINYYNNKRIQKKTKWMLPVKYREASMCLG; encoded by the coding sequence ATTATCAAAACGCTCCGCCAGCAAGGCTATCAACTAAAACATCTTTTGAAAGCTATGCCAATGTCCAAATCTACCTATTATTTTGAACTTACTAAAGTAGATCTTGTAGATAAAAGAAATACAGAGCTAAAAGATGAAATTCAAAAGATTTTTACAGAACATAAAGGGCGGTATGGTGTACGCCGTGTATATCGGGAGCTTCTTAATCGAGGTTTTGTAGTTAATCATAAACGAGTACAAAGACTTATGCATTGTATGGGACTCGCAGGAAAGCGACCGAAAGAAAAGTATCACTCTTACAAAGGGAAAGTCGGTAAGGTAGCAGAAAATATCGTCAATAGAGATTTTAGTACAACTGCACCATTACAAAAATGGACTACTGATGTGTCTCAATTTAATTTCTCGTGGGGAAAATGCTATTTGTCACCTATTTTAGATATGAATACGAATGAGATTATTGCTTATGACTTAGCATTAAGGCCCAACTTAGAACAAATTTCTCGTATGTTAGAGAAGGCATTTAAGAAGTTTACGAATCTTTCGGGATTAATCTTCCACTCTGATCAAGGCTGGCAATACCAACATAACTATTTTAGACAAGCACTTAAAGAACATGGCATTATTCAGTCTATGTCTAGAAAAGGAAATTGTTATGATAACTCTGTGATGGAAACCTTTTTTGGTAGATTGAAAACAGAAATATATTATGGTTTTGAAACAGAATATTCATCATTTAATGCTTTTGCAGTAGCAATAGAAGAATACATTAACTATTACAACAACAAAAGGATCCAGAAAAAAACAAAATGGATGCTTCCTGTAAAATACAGGGAAGCATCCATGTGTTTAGGCTAG